The Oscillatoria sp. FACHB-1407 sequence TACTGAGCAGGTTCGTGAGGGCTTGCAAAATGTAATCGGCATCCGCCCACACGGCAATGGCTTCAGGTTGGGTGATGAGGGTAATGCCGTGCTGTTGTGCCATCGGTTGCATCACCAGAGCAGCCTGGGTGATTAGATCAGCGGCGTTGCATTCCCGGTAGTTCATCACAACGTTGCCAGATTCCATACGTTGCAGATCGAGGACATGGTTGACCAACCGCATGAGCCGTTCGGTACTTTCATCGGCGATCGCCAACATCTGGTGTCCCTCGCTGGAGAGATTGCCCAAACGCCCTGTCCCCAGAATCTTGAGAGCACTGTGCAGTGAGGTCAGTGATGTCCGCACATCGTGACTCATCACAGCGATCAACTCATCCTTGGTCTGGCGATCGCGTTGTTCCTGCTGCAATGCGGCTTGTAAGTGTTCCACATATTGCGCTTGCGAGAGTGCAAGGCTGATTTGAGCCGCCAGTTTTTGCAGGAGTTCCAACTCAACCTCAACCCACGATCGCACACTCTGACACTGATGAGCGATTAATAATCCCCACAGTTGGGGCAACAAAAGGCTATCTTGAGCCTGATTGTTTAGCGTTTGCACGATTGGCACCACAAGCTTGGCTTTGATGCCAAACTGATCGACAAACTTCACCAAACACTCGGCTAACCCCGATGCGGGGTGATGCACATCGGCGATCGCCTGCACTCGTCCCTGAGCGTAAAGCTGCTGATAGTCAGCCGGAAACACCTCTTCAGCAAACTCTTGATGGATCAGTGGCGGATATTCCGGCGACACAGACTCGTCCACAATTTTGCCCCTGCCGTCGGGTAAAACGTGGTAAATCAGAACGCGATCGGCTTGCAGAATCCGTTGCACCTCAGTCACGGTCGTGTGCAGGATATCCTTCAGGTACAGCGATTGGTGAAGCTTGAGGGCAACATCCGAAAACAACTCCACTTCCGATTGTTGTTGGCGCAACTCAGTCGGTGTTGCATTCTGCTGTTGATCATCGCGATCGCCAGGTGAAGATTGTTGGGAAGACCGCTCTACCACAAACTCAAACCGCCATCCAAAAGAACATCTTCAATTGTTTACGAAACACCCTTAAAACTTCAAATTGAAAAAAACCAATGTTGTAAATCTTTATAGGAAAGGACAGCCGTGTGCCAGTTGATTCAGTACAGCGGGGGTGTATCTGACGGTTAGGGGAGTGGCGGTTGAAACCGCAGCTACCAGAACAAAACCTGCCTACACTGGTTCAAAACCTCAGTCCGCGTCGGCGGACTCCGCTCCAATCGCCGCGAATTCATTCGCTGGGTTCAGTTCTCCAATCACTAGACACACCCTACAGCGGGTACCGTCCTGTTGAACGAGTGAATTACAACTGCGTGAAATACTAGAACATTCGTATTAAATTCATATGTATTAGTTCATTGGCTCCCCCTATGCTCGATCTGACCAAACTTGCCCGCCAAATGCAAGGCATCAGCCAACACCTGAGCCAGGAAGCGATCGCCAGTCGGCAGCGATTAGAATTAGCCGAGCGGCTTTTGCGCCAAGCCAGCGATCGCCAAGCCGATCTGGTCACCCTGCAACACACCTGGCGCGATCGTCTGGGATTCACCGCAGCGGAGCCTGTCGAGCCGTTAGATACTCGTGTGGCAATTTCCGCTGCACCCA is a genomic window containing:
- a CDS encoding GAF domain-containing sensor histidine kinase — protein: MVERSSQQSSPGDRDDQQQNATPTELRQQQSEVELFSDVALKLHQSLYLKDILHTTVTEVQRILQADRVLIYHVLPDGRGKIVDESVSPEYPPLIHQEFAEEVFPADYQQLYAQGRVQAIADVHHPASGLAECLVKFVDQFGIKAKLVVPIVQTLNNQAQDSLLLPQLWGLLIAHQCQSVRSWVEVELELLQKLAAQISLALSQAQYVEHLQAALQQEQRDRQTKDELIAVMSHDVRTSLTSLHSALKILGTGRLGNLSSEGHQMLAIADESTERLMRLVNHVLDLQRMESGNVVMNYRECNAADLITQAALVMQPMAQQHGITLITQPEAIAVWADADYILQALTNLLSNAIKFSPVGGKVWLTVTHTPHLLSALFQVRDQGQGIPANQLERIFDWFQQVDPADSHRRGGTGLGLAICRKIVEQHNGRIWAESTPGNGSTFALTLPLAQANPKSEQD